The sequence below is a genomic window from Pseudomonas cremoricolorata.
CGGAAAGAAACGGGTGATGCGCGAGAACACTGGGGTGATCAGCAACCCGATCAGCGCCGCTGCCATCACCGCACCGAGCACCGCCGGCAGGCCACCGCCATCCTGGCTGCTTAAAATCGCACCCATGGTCGCCACCCCGGCGAACGACACTCCCTGCACCAAGGGCAGCTGGCAGCCAAAGAAGGGCAGGCCCAAGGTCTGCAACAGGGTCGCCAGGCCGCCGGCGAACAGCGATGCGGCGATCAGCAGACCGATGTCTGCAGCGCTCAGCCCCGCTGCCTGACCGAGAATCAACGGCACCGCGACGATGCCGCCGTACATGGTCAGCACATGCTGCAGGCCGTAAGCGAGGTTTGCTCCGATGCCGAGGTTTTCGTCCTCGGGACGCGGGGCTGGGGTCGAACCGGGTAGCGTGGTCATGGCGCAGGCTCTCTTGAATTATTGTTCTGTGGCGCTAGCGCTATGAATCGTACCTAACCGATCGGTCAGGTTGTATACAATAATTTGGATGTGAAACCGCACGCGCGCCACCGCTCACTGCCTGGGTTGTATGCAGGTTGCGTTACAGGAAGGGAAATGCGGTACTAGAGGGGTGTATACAAGTTTCCGGGCGCTGCGTCTGAAGCTGACTGTTTGGACAGAAATTCCGCAGCGCTCGGATAGATAGCTTGCTAATAGATTCTAATCTTCGATCAATTCACCCGGCTCGCATTGCATCGCCACGCCATCGGCCAGGTTCAGCTCGACCAGGCGGTGCAGATGGCTGATCGAGTCGATGTCCATCACCAGGCAATGAAAGCCCAGGCGTTTGCCCTCGTGATGGCGCAACTCCACCTGCATGCGCATCACGGCATCGGTGGCCAGGTGCACGGTGGCCTGGAAGGGCCGTTCGCGGTCTGCATCCCAGTCATCCGGCGCAGCGATCAATACGCCCTTCAAGGAAAGATCGAGCAAGCTCACCGGCCAGCACCGATCGTCCTGGCACAGCTCGGTGCTGGCGTCGAAAGGGATGCGTTGAAAGCGTCGACGTTGCTGATGACCGCTCATGCTGAAAAACCCTCGAATGACAGTGGGCACCCGGCAGGGTGCGACGATGCTGCGAATCGGCCGGCAGAGGCTCTAGACCAAAGCAAGTGTGGCAATGCTCAAGGACTGGCCCTAGACTCGGTGAGCGGTCTTATTCCAAACCTCAAGCTGGAAGCAAAACCATGAACAACAATAATAGCCTGCTACGCCATCTGCCATGGTTGGCGCTGGCGGTGATAGGGGCCTGTGCGCTGGGTGTGGTCGCCCTGCGTCGGGGCGAAGCGATCAATGCCTTGTGGATTGTCGTCGCGTCGGTGGCCATCTACCTGGTCGCCTACCGCTACTACAGCCTGTTCATCGCCACCAAGGTGATGCAACTCGATCCGCGCCGTGCTACCCCGGCGGTGCTCAACAATGATGGTCTGGACTACGTCCCCACCAACAAACACATCCTCTTCGGTCACCACTTCGCCGCCATCGCAGGCGCCGGGCCTCTGGTCGGGCCGGTACTGGCCGCGCAGATGGGCTACCTGCCCGGTACCTTGTGGCTGATCGCCGGCGTGGTCCTGGCCGGCGCGGTGCAGGACTTCATGGTGCTGTTCATGTCCACCCGCCGTAACGGCCGGTCGCTGGGCGACATGGTGCGCGAGGAAATGGGCCGCATCCCCGGTACCATCGCCCTGTTCGGCTGCTTCCTGATCATGATCATCATCCTCGCGGTGCTGGCGCTGATCGTGGTCAAGGCCTTGGCCGAGAGCCCATGGGGCATGTTCACGGTGATGGCGACCATCCCCATCGCGATGTTCATGGGCATCTACATGCGCTACATCCGCCCGGGACGCATCGGTGAAATTTCCATCATCGGCGTGGTCCTGCTGCTGCTGTCGATCTGGGCCGGTGGTCTGGTGGCGGCCGATCCAGTGTGGGGCCCGGCGTTCACCTTCACCGGCGTGCAGATCACCTGGATGCTGGTGGGCTACGGCTTCGTCGCTGCGGTGCTGCCGGTGTGGCTGGTGCTGGCGCCGCGCGACTACCTGTCGACCTTCCTCAAGATCGGCACCATCGTCGGCCTGGCCATCGGCATCCTGATCATCGCGCCCGAGCTGAAGATGCCGGCGCTCACACAGTTCACCGATGGCACGGGCCCGGTGTGGAAGGGCACGCTGTTCCCATTCCTGTTCATCACCATCGTCTGTGGCGCGGTGT
It includes:
- a CDS encoding PilZ domain-containing protein, which gives rise to MSGHQQRRRFQRIPFDASTELCQDDRCWPVSLLDLSLKGVLIAAPDDWDADRERPFQATVHLATDAVMRMQVELRHHEGKRLGFHCLVMDIDSISHLHRLVELNLADGVAMQCEPGELIED